GCGGGATCGGTCCGGGCGTCGACCGCAGCCTTGATCCGGTCGACCATTTCGGCCACGTCGACCAGCGCCTTGCCGGGCCGGTGGCCGCAGCGCTTGGCCGCCACCTGGTCTTCCAGGTGCAGACCGGCTGAACTGGCCCTCTCCAGCTCCCGCACCGTGCGGCCGATCATGAGGGCGCCGCCGAAACCGGTGTCGGCATCGACCAACAGGGGGAGCGAGGTGGCGGCGGTCAGCCGGCGCACCTCCTCGAGAACTTCCGTCAGGCTCGTCATCCCCAGATCGGGGAGACCGTGTGAGGCGTTGGCTACCCCGGCGCCGGAGAGGTAGAGGGCGCGGAAGCCGACCGATTCCGCCATGATCGCGGCATAGGCGTTGATCGCCCCCACCAGCTGCAGGGGCTGCTCTTCCTTCAGGACGGCGCGCAGCCGGCCGCCCGGTGTCAGGCGTTCATTCATGGCTGTCTCCCGATAGGGATCGACTACTTCAAAGCTACCGGAGAAAAGGTCCTCGTCAACCCCCCGCTAGCTTCAGCGACCGGCCGTGCTTTGTCCCCTGTTGCTTCTCTTGATAGTCTGCAAGCCTGTCGTTATACTGGTAGAAAAGGGTGCCGAAGCGTCGGCGCTCGCCGCAACAGCGACCAGAGGAGAAAAGGCGATGAAAAGGATTCTGGCGGTTGTTATGATTCTGGGGCTCATCCTGACCGGCTGCAGCCCCCACATGGGGCCGAAGGAGACGGGGGGAACCCTGCTCGGGGCCGGGGCCGGGGCGCTGCTCGGCTCCCAGATCGGCAGCGGACGGGGCACCATCGTGGCGGTCGCCGTCGGCACCTTGGCCGGCGCCCTCTTCGGCCAGGAGATCGGCAGATCCCTCGACCGCGCCGACCAGTTGATGATGGAGCGCAATGCCCAGTATGCCCTGGAAAGTACCCGGACCAACGTAGCGACCACCTGGCGAAACCCGGATACCGGCAATTACGGCTCGATCACCCCGGTTGAGACCTATCGGACAAGCCAGGGTCAGTACTGCCGGGAGTACACCCAGACGGTGGTCGTCGGTGGCCAGACGCAGCAGGCCTACGGTACCGCCTGCCGGCAGCCCGATGGCAGCTGGCTGATCGTCAAGTAGTCGTCTTTGCCGCAATCGCACAGGAGTAATTTCTTTGACTGCAGCTGGATGTATATCCGTGTGCCAAGGGTCGCCATGACCCCCCTCCCCTCCTCCTCCGTTCGCCGCGGCCGGCTGCTGAAGAACATTGCCCTGTGCTGTGCCATGAGTGGCTTCGCCCTCGAGCTGGGTGGGGGCATCACCGGCCAGTGGGTAGTCTTCAAAGTCGGCCTTTTCCTCTTCCTGCTGGCTTTTCCACTCTTCATCCTCGGCCTGTTTCTCGGCCGGCGCTGACCTTCCCGAAACGCCGCAGGGGCGACCCAAAGGCCGCCCCTGCATGGCGTAATCAGCAATCAACCCAACCCTTTTGACTCAAACCTTTCAAACCGGGTGACTCATTCGCTCAGCGCCCCTGACCGCTCCTGACCAGGGCCAGGAATTCGGTGAAGGTGGCGACACCCACTGCCTGTTCCCGGAGTTCCTTGACCTTGAAGGTGGTGGCGATGTCGGCCAGGATTTCCAGTTGCGCCCCGTCATCGTGCACCGGCGTCAGGATGAGGAAGATGACATGGGCCGGGGTGCCGTCCGGAGCATCGAAGTCGATGCCGGCGGTCGACAAACCGACTGTTACGACCGGCATCGCCAGGCCCCGCAGACGCGCGTGGGGGACGGCGATGCCGTTGCCGATGCCGGTGGCCATGAGCTGCTCGCGGACCAGGACGCCATCGCAGACCTCCGCCGCGTCGAGTCCGGTGACCTCGGCCGCGGCGTTTGCCAGTTCGGTGATCGCCTCCAGCCGGGAGCGGGACCTGAGGTGATTGACGAAGGTGCGGGGGGTGAAGAAGTCGGTGAAGCGCCGGGGTTTTTTCAGATGCAGCACGCGCTGCAGCAGCGGACCACTCATCAGGGAGGTGACCAGGGCCATGACCACCAGGGCGACGAAGAGCCGCTCGCCGATCAAACCGTACTTGAGGGCGAGCAGCCCCAGGATAATTTCCATGGCGCCACGGGCGTTCATGCCGAACCCGAGAGCCCACGCCTCGCGGCGGGCAAGACCGCTCAGGCGGCCGGCGAGGCCGCAGCCGAGGACCTTGCCGAGGGTGGCGATGACCAGCACGGTGAGCACCAGTTGCAGATCGAAGTGCGCGAGGAAGTTGACCTTCAGGCCGATGCTGGCGAAGAAGAGCGGGGCAAAGATGAAGGAGACGAACTGTTCGATGGTGGCCCGGGTGCGTTCGCGAAGGTGCTTGGAGTCGCCAATGGCCACACCGGCCAGGAAGGCGCCGAAAATG
This genomic stretch from Desulfuromonadales bacterium harbors:
- the prpB gene encoding methylisocitrate lyase: MNERLTPGGRLRAVLKEEQPLQLVGAINAYAAIMAESVGFRALYLSGAGVANASHGLPDLGMTSLTEVLEEVRRLTAATSLPLLVDADTGFGGALMIGRTVRELERASSAGLHLEDQVAAKRCGHRPGKALVDVAEMVDRIKAAVDARTDPAFVIMARTDALAVEGLAAAVERACRYREAGADMLFPEALGELDQYRRFVEAAGIPVLANLTEFGRTPLFTLEELRGAGVALALYPLSAFRAMSAAALRVYRTIREAGTQQSVIDIMQSRDELYQLLGYHACEERLDRLFAREKKP
- a CDS encoding RT0821/Lpp0805 family surface protein, which produces MKRILAVVMILGLILTGCSPHMGPKETGGTLLGAGAGALLGSQIGSGRGTIVAVAVGTLAGALFGQEIGRSLDRADQLMMERNAQYALESTRTNVATTWRNPDTGNYGSITPVETYRTSQGQYCREYTQTVVVGGQTQQAYGTACRQPDGSWLIVK
- a CDS encoding cation:proton antiporter, translated to MSTLTHSEITAMFLALGLLLASARLLGETARRFNLPSVLGEIMAGVLWGPTIFGALAPVWSAYLFPQQGGGALALDGLMALAITLFLLVAGLEVDLSSIWRQGKTAINVGIAGIVGPFAVGFVAAWFFPRMMGREIGADPLIFALFMATALSITALPVIAKTLMDLNLYRSDLGMLVVAAAVFNDLVGWIIFAIILGMLGTGAAHAMSIGQTIWLTLGFALGMLTVGRWLIHRILPWIHAHLSWPGGVLGFALSLALVSAAFTEWIGIHAIFGAFLAGVAIGDSKHLRERTRATIEQFVSFIFAPLFFASIGLKVNFLAHFDLQLVLTVLVIATLGKVLGCGLAGRLSGLARREAWALGFGMNARGAMEIILGLLALKYGLIGERLFVALVVMALVTSLMSGPLLQRVLHLKKPRRFTDFFTPRTFVNHLRSRSRLEAITELANAAAEVTGLDAAEVCDGVLVREQLMATGIGNGIAVPHARLRGLAMPVVTVGLSTAGIDFDAPDGTPAHVIFLILTPVHDDGAQLEILADIATTFKVKELREQAVGVATFTEFLALVRSGQGR